One genomic region from Fibrobacter sp. encodes:
- a CDS encoding metallophosphatase family protein encodes MLYGICSDIHSNAVAFEAVLQSMKDNGVERKICLGDLVGYGVDPDECVRLARENMDACIIGNHDSVAIKHESCEGFNPYAKQAIMWTQQHLSKESVEYLRSLPYIFEENDICFVHASPLSPADWVYVTELEDALDAFDHFTGRYCFVGHTHSPVIVASRPMAIPKILDEYEYTIEDTERLLVNVGSVGQPRDRDPRSCWCLLDTETKCVRLIRVDYDVFETQERMRKAGMPDFLIERLAVGR; translated from the coding sequence ATGCTTTACGGAATTTGCTCTGATATTCATTCCAACGCGGTGGCTTTCGAGGCTGTTTTGCAGTCTATGAAAGACAATGGCGTAGAAAGAAAGATTTGTCTTGGTGACCTGGTTGGCTATGGTGTTGATCCCGATGAATGTGTCCGCTTGGCCCGCGAGAATATGGACGCTTGTATCATTGGAAACCATGATAGCGTTGCTATCAAGCATGAGTCCTGCGAGGGGTTCAATCCCTATGCAAAACAGGCCATCATGTGGACCCAACAGCATCTTTCCAAGGAATCTGTTGAATATCTGCGCAGCCTTCCGTACATTTTTGAAGAAAATGACATCTGCTTTGTCCATGCCTCTCCCTTGAGCCCGGCGGACTGGGTCTATGTGACTGAACTGGAAGATGCCCTTGATGCCTTTGACCATTTCACCGGACGCTACTGCTTTGTTGGTCACACGCATAGCCCTGTGATTGTAGCGAGCCGTCCCATGGCCATTCCAAAGATTCTGGATGAGTACGAGTACACCATCGAGGATACGGAACGTCTCTTGGTGAATGTCGGTAGCGTTGGTCAGCCTCGCGACCGAGATCCTCGTTCTTGCTGGTGCCTGCTGGATACCGAGACCAAGTGCGTCCGCCTGATTCGTGTTGACTACGACGTCTTTGAA
- a CDS encoding FKBP-type peptidyl-prolyl cis-trans isomerase, translating into METIQDKLKVSIAYTLMEKDGRILEEVPPTHPFVYIHGYSNIIPGLEDALNGRHLDEKFSVDIPTILGYGPYREDLVLEVPKEELKDIGEIWLGMELEMCMDEDVREFQMPETPDEFIDGLNLDDDDESDGIYTIKEIKKDTVIVDGNHPFAGKDLTFDVQVVGIDAPSFTELESGFPDKNEEDFDDFEDGENFDDFGHNPDNHRRWR; encoded by the coding sequence ATGGAAACAATTCAAGACAAGCTGAAGGTCAGCATTGCCTATACACTTATGGAAAAGGACGGCAGAATCCTCGAAGAGGTGCCTCCTACCCACCCCTTTGTGTACATCCACGGGTATAGCAACATTATTCCCGGTCTTGAAGATGCCTTGAACGGCAGGCACCTGGATGAAAAATTCTCTGTAGACATTCCAACGATCCTAGGTTACGGACCTTACCGAGAGGACCTGGTGCTGGAAGTTCCCAAGGAGGAGCTGAAGGACATCGGCGAAATCTGGCTGGGAATGGAACTGGAAATGTGCATGGACGAGGATGTCCGCGAGTTCCAGATGCCCGAAACCCCGGACGAATTCATCGACGGACTGAACCTGGACGATGACGACGAGTCCGATGGAATCTACACAATCAAGGAAATCAAAAAGGATACAGTCATCGTTGATGGAAACCACCCCTTCGCCGGCAAGGACTTGACCTTCGACGTGCAGGTGGTAGGCATAGACGCCCCCAGCTTTACGGAACTGGAATCCGGTTTCCCAGACAAGAACGAAGAAGATTTTGACGATTTTGAAGACGGCGAGAATTTCGACGACTTCGGACACAATCCCGACAACCACAGGAGATGGCGCTAA
- the rpiA gene encoding ribose-5-phosphate isomerase RpiA: protein MANMDELKKAAGVKAADMIKDGMTVGLGTGSTAAHMVNRLAERIKTEGIKVVGVSTSWSTTLQCRALGIPLKEMGEVSHLDMVIDGADEIDDNRNLIKGRGAAHLLEKIVASMTDNYVIIADSGKKVDVLGTKFAVPLEIIPGAIAVVTEKVKQLGGELKVRMGAPGKDGPVISDSGNLIADAKFAPIANADKLARDLEHIVGIVGHGLFIGMATKVILADAEKGLIEF, encoded by the coding sequence ATGGCAAACATGGACGAACTGAAGAAGGCAGCTGGCGTTAAGGCAGCAGACATGATCAAGGACGGCATGACCGTTGGTCTCGGTACAGGCAGTACCGCAGCCCACATGGTGAATCGTCTTGCCGAACGCATCAAGACCGAAGGCATCAAGGTCGTTGGCGTCTCTACCAGCTGGAGCACCACCTTGCAGTGCCGCGCCCTGGGCATTCCCCTGAAGGAAATGGGCGAAGTCTCCCACCTGGACATGGTCATCGATGGCGCCGACGAAATCGACGACAACCGCAACCTGATCAAGGGCCGCGGAGCCGCTCACCTGCTGGAAAAGATCGTCGCCTCCATGACCGACAACTACGTGATTATCGCAGACTCCGGCAAAAAGGTTGACGTTCTCGGCACCAAGTTCGCCGTTCCCCTGGAAATCATCCCGGGCGCCATCGCCGTTGTTACCGAGAAGGTAAAGCAGCTGGGCGGTGAACTGAAGGTCCGCATGGGCGCTCCCGGCAAGGACGGTCCGGTGATTAGCGATTCCGGCAACCTCATCGCCGATGCCAAGTTCGCCCCCATCGCCAATGCAGACAAGCTGGCTCGCGACCTGGAACACATCGTGGGTATCGTTGGCCACGGCCTGTTCATCGGCATGGCCACCAAGGTGATTCTCGCCGACGCTGAAAAGGGCCTGATTGAATTCTAG